The following are from one region of the Penaeus chinensis breed Huanghai No. 1 chromosome 32, ASM1920278v2, whole genome shotgun sequence genome:
- the LOC125042723 gene encoding ADP-ribosylhydrolase ARH3-like isoform X1, whose product MILKNLIRKSHGMAVVEAVEGLAGRFRGSMAGALMGDCLGAPFEGESRASRSVLNSYFRRLADPALKVPYKQYTDDTAMTRCVAQSLIDEKGYCATDMAKKFVKEYYNEPKRGYGSNVTDVFAALRATKFQDVYAPAGIQFGGRGSYGNGAAMRIAPVALFCYDAPDKEIVHVAKDSSLLTHANRLGYNGAVLQCLAVHQALHTPTNKLDSVKFIESLITKMKTVETPEEDDILNEGENPFVYVKKLEKLLELMEQGNSVTQSQVEDTLGVYISAHMSVPTAIYSFIRATNPITNIDNDNAFLRTIHYAISLGGDTDTIASMAGSIAGAYYGFSEIPESIHRHCEALSDAIEQGDQLFKMRKAKSTET is encoded by the exons ATGATCTTGAAGAACCTCATTCGTAAAAGCCATG GTATGGCTGTGGTAGAAGCAGTAGAGGGGCTGGCAGGGAGGTTCCGGGGGAGTATGGCAGGAGCACTGATGGGGGACTGCTTGGGGGCACCCTTTGAGGGAGAGTCAAGGGCCTCTCGCTCCGTCCTCAACTCATACTTCAGGAGGCTAGCAGATCCTGCACTCAAGG TTCCCTACAAGCAGTACACTGATGACACAGCCATGACAAGGTGTGTTGCACAGTCCCTGATAGATGAAAAGGGCTATTGTGCAACAGATATGGCTAAAAA GTTTGTGAAGGAGTACTATAACGAGCCCAAGAGAGGCTATGGGTCCAATGTGACTGACGTCTTTGCTGCTCTCCGGGCCACAAAGTTCCAGGATGTGTATGCACCAGCTGGGATTCAGTTTGGTGGCCGAGGCTCCTATGGGAATGGGG CTGCCATGAGAATTGCTCCTGTTGCACTCTTCTGCTATGATGCCCCTGACAAGGAGATAGTTCACGTTGCCAAAGATTCTTCTCTTCTGACCCATGCCAACAGGCTCGGTTACAATGGAGCGGTGTTACAG TGTTTGGCTGTCCACCAAGCACTCCACACCCCCACCAACAAACTAGACTCGGTGAAATTCATAGAATCTCTCATCACAAAAATGAAGACTGTGGAAACACCAGAGGAAGATGA TATACTAAATGAGGGTGAGAACCCTTTCGTTTATGTCAAGAAGTTGGAGAAACTTTTGGAGTTGATGGAGCAAGGCAACTCAGTGACACAAAGCCAGGTAGAGGACACACTTGGGGTCTACATCTCTGCCCACATGTCAGTACCAACTGCTATCTACTCCTTCATCAGAGCCACAAAtcctattactaatattgataatgataatgctttccTGAGGACCATCCATTATGCCATCAGTCTTGGTGGAGACACAGACACCATAGCATCCATGGCTGGAAGTATTGCAG GTGCATATTATGGCTTTTCGGAAATCCCTGAGAGCATCCATAGGCACTGTGAAGCTCTTTCAGATGCCATTGAACAGGGTGATCAGCTCTTCAAGATGAGGAAGGCCAAATCGACAGAGACGTGA
- the LOC125042723 gene encoding ADP-ribosylhydrolase ARH3-like isoform X2 yields the protein MAVVEAVEGLAGRFRGSMAGALMGDCLGAPFEGESRASRSVLNSYFRRLADPALKVPYKQYTDDTAMTRCVAQSLIDEKGYCATDMAKKFVKEYYNEPKRGYGSNVTDVFAALRATKFQDVYAPAGIQFGGRGSYGNGAAMRIAPVALFCYDAPDKEIVHVAKDSSLLTHANRLGYNGAVLQCLAVHQALHTPTNKLDSVKFIESLITKMKTVETPEEDDILNEGENPFVYVKKLEKLLELMEQGNSVTQSQVEDTLGVYISAHMSVPTAIYSFIRATNPITNIDNDNAFLRTIHYAISLGGDTDTIASMAGSIAGAYYGFSEIPESIHRHCEALSDAIEQGDQLFKMRKAKSTET from the exons ATGGCTGTGGTAGAAGCAGTAGAGGGGCTGGCAGGGAGGTTCCGGGGGAGTATGGCAGGAGCACTGATGGGGGACTGCTTGGGGGCACCCTTTGAGGGAGAGTCAAGGGCCTCTCGCTCCGTCCTCAACTCATACTTCAGGAGGCTAGCAGATCCTGCACTCAAGG TTCCCTACAAGCAGTACACTGATGACACAGCCATGACAAGGTGTGTTGCACAGTCCCTGATAGATGAAAAGGGCTATTGTGCAACAGATATGGCTAAAAA GTTTGTGAAGGAGTACTATAACGAGCCCAAGAGAGGCTATGGGTCCAATGTGACTGACGTCTTTGCTGCTCTCCGGGCCACAAAGTTCCAGGATGTGTATGCACCAGCTGGGATTCAGTTTGGTGGCCGAGGCTCCTATGGGAATGGGG CTGCCATGAGAATTGCTCCTGTTGCACTCTTCTGCTATGATGCCCCTGACAAGGAGATAGTTCACGTTGCCAAAGATTCTTCTCTTCTGACCCATGCCAACAGGCTCGGTTACAATGGAGCGGTGTTACAG TGTTTGGCTGTCCACCAAGCACTCCACACCCCCACCAACAAACTAGACTCGGTGAAATTCATAGAATCTCTCATCACAAAAATGAAGACTGTGGAAACACCAGAGGAAGATGA TATACTAAATGAGGGTGAGAACCCTTTCGTTTATGTCAAGAAGTTGGAGAAACTTTTGGAGTTGATGGAGCAAGGCAACTCAGTGACACAAAGCCAGGTAGAGGACACACTTGGGGTCTACATCTCTGCCCACATGTCAGTACCAACTGCTATCTACTCCTTCATCAGAGCCACAAAtcctattactaatattgataatgataatgctttccTGAGGACCATCCATTATGCCATCAGTCTTGGTGGAGACACAGACACCATAGCATCCATGGCTGGAAGTATTGCAG GTGCATATTATGGCTTTTCGGAAATCCCTGAGAGCATCCATAGGCACTGTGAAGCTCTTTCAGATGCCATTGAACAGGGTGATCAGCTCTTCAAGATGAGGAAGGCCAAATCGACAGAGACGTGA